The genomic interval ggtgttttttttttgtttttttttttttttttttttttggtgctctTTGATTGTTTTAGCCTCCTTGGAATGTACTTTTTCTCACAAAAAAGGGTGCTGCCTTCTACAAATGGTAATTTATCTTCCAAATAGGCTGCAAGGACCATGTGCACTTCTAAACATAAAAATACCATTTTTCAGaaccagaaatggacttccaGTCACTTCTGGGTTTGAGGTATTGCTCTTTATCATTTTAGAGCTTTCATGAAGACCATGGAAGCCCCAAGGGGAAGAAAATGGACTACAGAGCCATCAGAGTTGTCTACCCAACTGCATCCTATGTTTACTTTGAATTCCTTTTAGCTGAGAGAATTACCTTGAGCAGATCTGACATAATGACTGAAGAGAAACTGCAGGCATATAGCTTAAGGCAGCATTATAACGCAATAAAAGGAATGTCAACACTTCAAacctgtaaacaaaacaaaataaaaaaactaaGTAACAAATAGACAAGAATAACTGatatttaaaagggggaaaaagcataTTAGGTTCACTCTCATCTTAACAGCTAGCAAACAACATCCAGCTTTTGTTTGCAAGTGGAAAAGATGAAGATATTTATGAAAGGATAGTTCATAACTccacaacatttattttttattctcaaGGACTAAAGCTGCATCATGTATTTTACCTGTTTTGTGCTGTCAGCATCTCTCTCTGCAAATGAGGTCCACTGTACACAACCCTAGATAAGCCATGTTGAGAGAGAGCACCCTCAGTAAGAGCCATGGAACCAATACTGGATggctaaagaaaacaaacacttgAATACATCACTTAGGtgaaggacagtgaagaaatattttaaacaattagaaaagcaaagcaaatgaacAAAACAGCATAGTTTTCCAACagaatagtattattattattattattattaacctttatttataaagcgctgtaaatttacacagcgctgtacagtaTCACTCTATCAGCTCATAAATACATGGTAAAACACCACATTCATTATGAGGTCAACAGGAAAGTTACATATCCTTAATGAAATGTCTCAGGGCATCCCTAGAGGTAATGGTAGGTCCTTATCAGATGACAGTGAGGTACAATTAAATCCACAAGTGAGCAAGAACAGGAAGCTGAATCCTTTTCTCATTGGTGCTGTTctgtttaaaatcatttttaaaagtgggGGCAAGAAAAGCTGCTGCTCTTGTGGAAGTGATTGGCCCCATCTTGAAGCACCACCAGGATTAAAACATGCaggacaaaacaaaggaaaatgacaaTTTCAATGATTGGAAGCATCCAGAATAAGTGATTTGCCATTAAATCAGGGTGCAAAGATGGAAGTTGCAATCTAACAGGTTGGAGCATTGCAGGGTATCTCTGCACTAGGATGACAAAACCAAGGACAAATTAAGCTCTTGTAAAGAGTCGTTACAACAAAAGAATATACATCACATGGAATATATAGTATATTTATTAAACTTACTTCATGATATATTGAAGGTTTGGATAAAGATGGAATTGTGAAACTTAATACTCTACTATGCCCCTCTTTGTCAACTATTTCCTGTAGAGCATAAAAATGGAAGATATATTACAAGTTGCAattgtggagggctgattgtatttccAAAACCACTGTCATTAATTCTGTCAAGCACATCAGAACCATGGAAAATGTTGGCAGGAGAAACAATAGTGCACATCTGTCCTCCAATGCTTGGTGCTAGGAATCAACAGATCGACACACTTTTGTAGCTGTCCAATTCACCTGTTGTATATTTCTTACAAGCAGCAAAAACTGAGATATGGGCATTCTGCAGATTTCCTACACCTTACCCTCATCCATTCTGAGATCAGAGGAAGCTGTACATATACaatcgcccctcctaactcacggatctaAGATCCGCGACCTCGATTATGCGCTGATGGGTgacctccattatttttaatggagtgTGCGCCTGGGCCACGCACACAGGGGTGCACTCTATTCAAACATATGATGCTTGAATACAAATGaacctccattttcgcaggggagggggtctgaaacagatccctcatgcaaacagagggccaactgtacatccaCCAGCAGCCCAGTTTTTCCTCTGATTTCTCAGttgcagaataaaacatttatatgctattcaataatataaaatacgaaatacaatattaaaatacaatttaaaaaatccaacacagagtataataaaaaataaaagaaaacaggcAGTACAGATAATTGAATACACCAAAGACATAAagcattaatctgaaattccAAGTTTCCACTATGGTAGAACTAAAAGGACATAACTGCAAAATAACTAACTTCAGCACAGAGAAGATATGATCATATGCTAGAATCTTAGTTTTCATCCAAACAAAAACATGATAGCTTTTGCTAGATGCAATTAGTTAAATGAACATACAAACATCATACAATGATTTCCACTTTTCTCCAAAAGAGATTTAATAAATTTTCTAAATGTAGATACAAACCAAATTGTAAACTCCTAGCAGAAGTGCTTCTATGCAGCCACTACTTTGTAGATCTTTACTGGCAGATACAGCAAGATAGCACCATATAAGTTCTGGAAGAAACTGCAGTGTAAACTGCAACAGAAGTTCCTCACCACTGCGATAGAATTCAAACAGCTGGTGACAGACTGGCTCCAGCAGCTGAAACAAAGACCACTATTTGTGAGTGGTTTCATAAATCACAATACCATGCAGTTTCCTGCTTGACAAAGAGGCACAATTTGTCTATTTTCAAAAGAAGCAGTATTGTGTGTCAAATATTACACACAGTATGCCTACATGCTTTCCTAAGGTCTTATTCAGCAGGTAcagttatttcagcagtgcagaagAAAAGGTACCCATCAATTTTTTTGGTCTTTCTCCTGCATtgcaacaagaaaaaacaaactccttttccttttgatCCCAATAATAAACaatggttattatttatttattgaaaatgcCCATGCAAAAATGGATTTAACTTAAAAATCACGTTTCTGGTCTTTGGGGCAATATAGAAAGCTGGAATATGTACTGATACTAATTCTAAGACAGGCTAAGTATCTAAAATATGGGATCTTGAAGaactaaaaataatttttcattccACGTATTTTCTACTTGTCCTCCTTTTGTTCATACACACAGTTTATTACATTAGTTATCCCAGTCCAATTGTATTCCTGTACACATTTACTTACCTCACTTTGTGGGTCCTGAATAACTTTATAAAGAGATGAAACCAGAGAAATCTTGTCTTTCAGATTTTTAGCATAGCTTGGTATAGATGCTTCCGGCACCGTCTAATACAAAACATTGAATGTACAAAGTAAGCCagtatttttagtttgttgtctAAAAATTGTCTTATATTTTTTAGGATATCTAATATCCTAATATTCTTAAACTATGTTATTTGATAATTCCTTATCAATAAAGAGCTCACATTTATCTAAAGGAGAAATGAAACCTGAACTGAAAAGGATCACACAGCATGTAGACCATCCATTTGCTTAAAGATAACATTGATCtcaagcactgaaaatacagtaCAGGGAAGAATGTTAGGCCTAAAGCTAATGCTTTTTCTTCCTCAAATAAATGCAACGGAAAAAATCAATCCAATTAAATAATGTATGGTCAGTTTGTCAGAACAAGAACCCTTTCCTTTAAACTAAAGTTAGAATATTAATCTTGCATTTCTTATATGTCTCAAAGTGAATAACTTATCAATCTGTGACTTAACAGACAAACCAATAAACCATAAAATACTAAGATAATAGATCTGTCAAAGCCAGGATCTAACACTTACTCTGAGGAAAATATCTAGCTCTCCACATATGACTAACCAAGATAGGCTTTCCCAGAAACTAGATCCACTAACAGAATATTCCAGCACTGCTGCTAGCTCAGAGCTGTTACACAGCAACTGCATGGAAAGAGTTCTATTTACACTTCTCATTGATTTATGCAAGCACCATCAGAGGAGTAAGGGGCACAACAGCTTTTCATCATTTGTATCACTTTCTACCGTAGTGCAACCATGTAGACATTACTTGTGTGTTTCATCTTTTCACTTTGCAGTACATAATGACTAACTTACGCCTGCATAACTGGATTCCTAAATAATTATTCTTTTACAGGCTGTGTCTATGGCCGACATTATAGTACATTGTTTTTGTCTGTATTTTAACCTTTCTGCACAGTGCTTAGAGGGGCATTGGCTGAACAACATATAACAAAGCAATATAACCAAACTTTCAGAACCTCACTCACTCACATAATTCATACTAACATTCTGGAATTTATTCTTTACAATTTTACTGCTATATTGGATGTTAACCTAGCTATATTTGATAATCTAATCCAGTACTAATGGGAAttattatatcttgcctttctttgaaACAGCCAATAACATAAGTGGTTCCTACCCTGTATCTCAACCTAACATTCATGTGAGATAGCTAGGTTTAAAAAGAATGGCTGATTTCTCTAAAGGTTTTTCAAACAACTTGATGTTTGAGTGGGAACTTGAAACTGAGAGCAGAATTTAAACACAGCATGTGTGCAATACTGAGGCGGTAGctatttattatttcttggaaattaacaTGAATTGCAAGAAGATTTTATTACCTTGTATTCTGATAACCACTCTTCTACAATCCCTGTATCCGCAGCCAACATCTTCCAACATTTGCTTTGAAATCTTCAAGTCCTAAGATTTAGAGAAAAAATTTCCAATACATT from Sceloporus undulatus isolate JIND9_A2432 ecotype Alabama chromosome 6, SceUnd_v1.1, whole genome shotgun sequence carries:
- the FAM126A gene encoding hyccin isoform X3; the protein is MLAADTGIVEEWLSEYKTVPEASIPSYAKNLKDKISLVSSLYKVIQDPQSELLEPVCHQLFEFYRSGEELLLQFTLQFLPELIWCYLAVSASKDLQSSGCIEALLLGVYNLEIVDKEGHSRVLSFTIPSLSKPSIYHEPSSIGSMALTEGALSQHGLSRVVYSGPHLQREMLTAQNRFEVLTFLLLRYNAALSYMPAVSLQSLCQICSRICVCGYPRQQVRKYRGINSRIPVSSEFMVQMLTGIYYAFYNGEWDLARKAMDDILYRAQLELYPEPLLVANAIKASLPQGAIKSSKEGTKCIQVEITPTASRISRNAVTSMSIRGHRWKRHEQPDNANDTTESGNFVIPEISVTNVAGERTGNGEKSRAPAESDAPHIQGVQETPTDPRVDSKSLPEIRRQKSVMN
- the FAM126A gene encoding hyccin isoform X4; the encoded protein is MLAADTGIVEEWLSEYKTVPEASIPSYAKNLKDKISLVSSLYKVIQDPQSELLEPVCHQLFEFYRSGEELLLQFTLQFLPELIWCYLAVSASKDLQSSGCIEALLLGVYNLEIVDKEGHSRVLSFTIPSLSKPSIYHEPSSIGSMALTEGALSQHGLSRVVYSGPHLQREMLTAQNRFEVLTFLLLRYNAALSYMPAVSLQSLCQICSRICVCGYPRQQVRKYRGINSRIPVSSEFMVQMLTGIYYAFYNGEWDLARKAMDDILYRAQLELYPEPLLVANAIKASLPQGAIKSSKEGTKCIQVEITPTASRISRNAVTSMSIRGHRWKRHGVILDDTGAEADESLVRTSICCSR